In Rhineura floridana isolate rRhiFlo1 chromosome 1, rRhiFlo1.hap2, whole genome shotgun sequence, the following proteins share a genomic window:
- the UBAP1 gene encoding ubiquitin-associated protein 1 isoform X1: protein MAARKSGSDFHGTFSYLDDVPFKIGDKFKAPAKVGLPIGFCLPDSPQLVRDAQYDFSLEKRTIEWAENIKRIQAAQEEAERKAGVAQANTKAALEEPSPAGFSDSSCPENVMPPPINPILASLHHNYILIPTPANSSTLKQKVLSPPHTKADFNPADFECEEDPFDKLELKTLDDKEELKNILQLHVGTTGPIVAQLLDNSLPKVSSESVLQDQEVLASLERATLDLKPLHKPNGLIALPQLGGCEKMSLSSKVSLSPVTSVSNIKSLSFPKLDSDESDLQTAKLANTFLGASCLRNSTFLSSLQSKASELNGHHVAGLSNLNMESGPEAQTVSSTSRLPSLPTSVACTEEIPALTTATVVTHQSFLMSQVPNTTSCAKWPSGSIYVDVLQALSSSERQCVETVVNMGYSYEDVLKAMKKKGQNIEQVLDYLFVHGQLCEKGFDPLLVEAALEMYQCSEEKTTELLQLMSKFKEMGFELKDIKEVLLLHNDQENALEDLMTRAGAS, encoded by the exons ATGGCTGCTAGGAAGTCGGGGTCCGACTTTCATG GGACCTTCAGTTATCTTGATGACGTCCCGTTCAAGATAGGAGACAAGTTCAAAGCACCAGCTAAAGTTGGCTTGCCCATTGGCTTCTGTTTGCCTGACTCTCCACAGCTTGTAAGGGACGCCCAG tatGATTTCTCCCTGGAAAAGAGGACTATTGAGTGGGCTGAGAACATTAAAAGAATTCAGGCTGCCCAGGAAGAGGCTGAACGAAAGGCGGGGGTGGCCCAAGCAAATACAAAGGCAGCCTTGGAGGAGCCGAGCCCAGCCGGCTTCTCGGACAGCAGTTGCCCAGAGAATGTCATGCCACCACCCATCAACCCTATCCTTGCCAGTCTGCACCACAATTACATTCTTATTCCTACCCCAGCCAACAGCAGCACTCTAAAGCAAAAAGTCTTAAGTCCTCCCCATACAAAGGCTGATTTCAACCCAGCAGATTTTGAGTGTGAAGAAGACCCCTTTGACAAACTGGAATTAAAAACGCTTGACGATAAAGAGGAACTGAAAAACATTCTGCAGCTCCATGTTGGTACCACAGGCCCAATAGTGGCCCAACTACTAGACAATAGCTTGCCCAAAGTATCATCTGAGTCTGTATTACAAGATCAGGAGGTTTTGGCATCCTTGGAAAGGGCCACTTTGGACCTCAAGCCCCTTCATAAACCAAATGGTCTTATTGCTTTACCGCAGCTGGGGGGTTGTGAAAAGATGTCCCTGTCTTCCAAAGTGTCCCTCTCGCCTGTGACATCAGTGAGCAATATCAAGTCTCTCTCCTTCCCAAAGCTTGACTCGGATGAGAGTGACTTGCAAACAGCGAAGCTCGCAAACACGTTCCTCGGCGCATCCTGCCTTCGTAACAGCACTTTCCTCAGCTCTTTGCAGAGCAAAGCCAGCGAACTGAATGGGCATCATGTGGCTGGGCTTTCCAACCTCAACATGGAGAGTGGCCCAGAGGCGCAAACAGTATCCTCCACATCCAGACTGCCTTCTCTGCCCACCTCAGTAGCATGTACAGAAGAAATTCCAGCTCTCACCACAGCCACGGTG GTAACTCACCAAAGTTTCCTGATGTCTCAAGTGCCCAATACCACCAGCTGTGCAAAATGGCCAAGTGGCTCCATCTATGTAGATGTGTTGCAGGCCCTTTCCTCCAGTGAGCGGCAGTGTGTCGAAACTGTTGTCAACATGGGCTATTCCTACGAGGACGTCCTGAAGGCAATGAAGAAGAAGGGGCAGAACATAGAACAG GTTCTTGATTACCTGTTTGTCCATGGGCAGCTCTGTGAGAAGGGCTTTGATCCACTCCTTGTAGAAGCTGCGCTTGAAATGTATCAGTGTTCAGAGGAGAAG ACGACGGAACTTCTCCAGCTAATGAGTAAATTTAAAGAAATGGGATTTGAACTGAAAGACATTAAAGAGGTTTTATTATTGCACAACGaccaggaaaatgcactggaagatCTAATGACCCGGGCAGGAGCCAGTTGA
- the UBAP1 gene encoding ubiquitin-associated protein 1 isoform X2 yields MAARKSGSDFHGTFSYLDDVPFKIGDKFKAPAKVGLPIGFCLPDSPQLYDFSLEKRTIEWAENIKRIQAAQEEAERKAGVAQANTKAALEEPSPAGFSDSSCPENVMPPPINPILASLHHNYILIPTPANSSTLKQKVLSPPHTKADFNPADFECEEDPFDKLELKTLDDKEELKNILQLHVGTTGPIVAQLLDNSLPKVSSESVLQDQEVLASLERATLDLKPLHKPNGLIALPQLGGCEKMSLSSKVSLSPVTSVSNIKSLSFPKLDSDESDLQTAKLANTFLGASCLRNSTFLSSLQSKASELNGHHVAGLSNLNMESGPEAQTVSSTSRLPSLPTSVACTEEIPALTTATVVTHQSFLMSQVPNTTSCAKWPSGSIYVDVLQALSSSERQCVETVVNMGYSYEDVLKAMKKKGQNIEQVLDYLFVHGQLCEKGFDPLLVEAALEMYQCSEEKTTELLQLMSKFKEMGFELKDIKEVLLLHNDQENALEDLMTRAGAS; encoded by the exons ATGGCTGCTAGGAAGTCGGGGTCCGACTTTCATG GGACCTTCAGTTATCTTGATGACGTCCCGTTCAAGATAGGAGACAAGTTCAAAGCACCAGCTAAAGTTGGCTTGCCCATTGGCTTCTGTTTGCCTGACTCTCCACAGCTT tatGATTTCTCCCTGGAAAAGAGGACTATTGAGTGGGCTGAGAACATTAAAAGAATTCAGGCTGCCCAGGAAGAGGCTGAACGAAAGGCGGGGGTGGCCCAAGCAAATACAAAGGCAGCCTTGGAGGAGCCGAGCCCAGCCGGCTTCTCGGACAGCAGTTGCCCAGAGAATGTCATGCCACCACCCATCAACCCTATCCTTGCCAGTCTGCACCACAATTACATTCTTATTCCTACCCCAGCCAACAGCAGCACTCTAAAGCAAAAAGTCTTAAGTCCTCCCCATACAAAGGCTGATTTCAACCCAGCAGATTTTGAGTGTGAAGAAGACCCCTTTGACAAACTGGAATTAAAAACGCTTGACGATAAAGAGGAACTGAAAAACATTCTGCAGCTCCATGTTGGTACCACAGGCCCAATAGTGGCCCAACTACTAGACAATAGCTTGCCCAAAGTATCATCTGAGTCTGTATTACAAGATCAGGAGGTTTTGGCATCCTTGGAAAGGGCCACTTTGGACCTCAAGCCCCTTCATAAACCAAATGGTCTTATTGCTTTACCGCAGCTGGGGGGTTGTGAAAAGATGTCCCTGTCTTCCAAAGTGTCCCTCTCGCCTGTGACATCAGTGAGCAATATCAAGTCTCTCTCCTTCCCAAAGCTTGACTCGGATGAGAGTGACTTGCAAACAGCGAAGCTCGCAAACACGTTCCTCGGCGCATCCTGCCTTCGTAACAGCACTTTCCTCAGCTCTTTGCAGAGCAAAGCCAGCGAACTGAATGGGCATCATGTGGCTGGGCTTTCCAACCTCAACATGGAGAGTGGCCCAGAGGCGCAAACAGTATCCTCCACATCCAGACTGCCTTCTCTGCCCACCTCAGTAGCATGTACAGAAGAAATTCCAGCTCTCACCACAGCCACGGTG GTAACTCACCAAAGTTTCCTGATGTCTCAAGTGCCCAATACCACCAGCTGTGCAAAATGGCCAAGTGGCTCCATCTATGTAGATGTGTTGCAGGCCCTTTCCTCCAGTGAGCGGCAGTGTGTCGAAACTGTTGTCAACATGGGCTATTCCTACGAGGACGTCCTGAAGGCAATGAAGAAGAAGGGGCAGAACATAGAACAG GTTCTTGATTACCTGTTTGTCCATGGGCAGCTCTGTGAGAAGGGCTTTGATCCACTCCTTGTAGAAGCTGCGCTTGAAATGTATCAGTGTTCAGAGGAGAAG ACGACGGAACTTCTCCAGCTAATGAGTAAATTTAAAGAAATGGGATTTGAACTGAAAGACATTAAAGAGGTTTTATTATTGCACAACGaccaggaaaatgcactggaagatCTAATGACCCGGGCAGGAGCCAGTTGA